The following proteins are co-located in the Verrucomicrobiota bacterium genome:
- a CDS encoding (2Fe-2S)-binding protein — MKTTVNISVNGSPQQHEIDPRTLLVHFLRDCCGLTGTHVGCETSICGACTVLLDGQAVKSCTLLAVQADGGSVTTIEGLARNGELHPIQESFWECHALQCGYCTPGMILAGVQLLQSNPHPTREQIAHGLEGNLCRCTGYSHIIDAIQRAASRMK, encoded by the coding sequence GTGAAGACGACCGTCAATATCTCCGTCAATGGTTCCCCTCAGCAGCACGAAATCGATCCTCGCACGCTCCTGGTGCACTTTCTGCGGGACTGCTGCGGTTTGACCGGGACGCACGTGGGCTGCGAGACGAGCATTTGCGGCGCGTGCACGGTGCTGCTGGACGGGCAAGCCGTCAAATCCTGCACGCTGCTGGCGGTCCAGGCGGATGGCGGTTCCGTGACGACGATTGAAGGTCTGGCGCGCAACGGCGAGTTGCATCCGATCCAGGAGAGTTTTTGGGAATGCCACGCGTTGCAGTGCGGCTACTGCACGCCCGGCATGATTTTGGCCGGTGTGCAGCTTCTTCAATCCAACCCTCACCCCACGCGCGAACAAATTGCACATGGCCTGGAAGGCAATCTATGCCGCTGCACCGGCTACTCGCACATCATCGATGCCATCCAACGCGCCGCATCCAGGATGAAATAG
- a CDS encoding xanthine dehydrogenase family protein molybdopterin-binding subunit codes for MANRNHKGYFGKALKRTEDPRLIKGIATYVDDLKFPGMLHAAVLRSPHAHAKILGVKTENAKALPGVAGVYTAADVNPTCGLLPCASPMPDQKAPKHTVLASDRVYYVSHPVAIVLAADRYIARDALDLIEVDYESLPVVVDPEKALEKNSPLTHPDLGSNVSFTWSVANGDLESAFQEADRVIKQRMVHQRLIPMAIEPRGCVASYHPGEGTLTLWTSTQIPHLVRTLLPGMVGVPENKIRVVAPEVGGGFGSKLNLYVEEALCCHLSMRLRTPVKWIESRRENAAATIHGRDQVGDYEVAVKNDGTILAIKSRTIADIGSYLQLLTPAIPTLTGLMLTGCYKIKAMRMDVIGVYTHKMSTDAYRGAGRPEATYVIERVMDLVAAELGLDPIKIRLKNFPKPTEFPFDTATGLTYDSGNYQGALKKAQQIAPWDDLLRWRDKARQEDRLFGVGVSTYVEICALGPSKMMASGGWEWGCVRMEISGKVSVITGATPHGQGQETSFAQIIADKLGVPIEDIVVFRGDTAVAHYGRDTYGSRATALGGTALIMSAEKVIEKARRLAAHLLGAKTKDVQFKDGKFFVRGKPKKSVGWGLLAQEAYVAKNLPPNFEPGLEASSFFEPKNCTYPFGTHIVAVEIDRDTGEVQIIKYVAVDDCGHQVNPLLVEGQVQGGIAHSLGQALFERAVYDENGQLLTGEFMDYALARAKDIPDYVMDSTVTPSPSNPMGIKGCGEAGTIGATPAIANAVLDALAPLGIKHLDLPLTPEKIWRAIHNSKPSKSK; via the coding sequence ATGGCCAACCGCAACCACAAAGGCTATTTCGGCAAGGCGCTCAAACGCACCGAAGACCCGCGCCTGATCAAAGGCATTGCCACCTACGTCGATGACCTGAAATTCCCCGGAATGCTCCACGCCGCGGTTCTCCGCAGCCCGCACGCGCACGCGAAAATCCTCGGCGTCAAAACCGAAAACGCGAAAGCGCTGCCGGGAGTCGCCGGCGTCTATACCGCCGCCGATGTGAACCCCACCTGCGGTCTGCTGCCCTGCGCTTCGCCCATGCCGGACCAGAAAGCGCCCAAGCACACGGTCTTGGCCAGCGATCGGGTGTACTATGTGAGCCATCCGGTAGCGATTGTTCTCGCGGCGGACCGATATATCGCGCGCGACGCGCTGGATTTGATCGAAGTGGATTACGAGTCGTTGCCCGTCGTGGTCGATCCGGAAAAGGCGTTGGAAAAGAATTCTCCACTCACGCACCCGGATTTGGGATCCAATGTTTCCTTTACGTGGTCGGTGGCGAACGGCGACCTTGAGAGCGCTTTTCAGGAGGCGGATCGGGTCATCAAGCAGCGAATGGTTCACCAGCGACTCATTCCAATGGCGATCGAGCCGCGCGGCTGCGTCGCTTCGTACCATCCCGGCGAAGGCACGCTGACCCTCTGGACTTCCACGCAGATTCCACACCTTGTCCGGACGTTGTTGCCGGGAATGGTGGGTGTTCCGGAGAACAAAATACGTGTGGTCGCCCCGGAAGTTGGCGGCGGTTTTGGGTCGAAGCTGAATCTTTACGTGGAAGAAGCCCTTTGCTGCCACCTCTCGATGCGGCTGCGCACGCCCGTCAAATGGATCGAGTCGCGTCGCGAGAATGCCGCGGCGACGATCCACGGCCGCGACCAGGTCGGGGATTATGAGGTCGCAGTCAAAAACGACGGCACGATTCTCGCGATCAAATCACGGACCATTGCGGATATCGGCTCGTATCTTCAGTTGCTGACCCCGGCTATCCCCACGCTGACCGGCCTCATGCTCACGGGCTGTTACAAGATCAAAGCCATGCGCATGGACGTGATCGGGGTCTATACCCACAAGATGTCCACCGACGCCTACCGTGGCGCCGGGCGTCCGGAAGCGACTTACGTCATCGAGCGCGTCATGGATTTGGTGGCGGCGGAACTTGGTCTGGACCCGATCAAAATCCGTCTCAAGAATTTTCCGAAACCGACGGAGTTCCCGTTCGACACCGCCACCGGACTGACTTACGACAGCGGCAATTACCAGGGCGCGCTCAAGAAAGCTCAACAAATTGCCCCCTGGGACGACCTCCTGCGATGGCGGGACAAGGCTCGCCAGGAAGACCGGCTTTTCGGTGTCGGCGTCTCCACCTACGTCGAAATCTGCGCGCTGGGTCCGTCGAAAATGATGGCTTCGGGCGGTTGGGAGTGGGGGTGTGTCCGAATGGAGATTTCCGGCAAGGTGAGTGTGATCACCGGCGCAACGCCTCACGGACAGGGCCAGGAAACGAGCTTCGCGCAGATCATCGCCGACAAACTCGGCGTCCCGATTGAGGACATCGTGGTTTTTCGAGGCGATACCGCCGTCGCCCATTATGGCCGTGACACGTATGGAAGCCGGGCCACGGCGCTCGGCGGCACAGCTTTGATCATGTCCGCGGAGAAGGTTATCGAAAAAGCCCGGCGGCTCGCGGCGCATCTCCTGGGCGCCAAGACGAAAGACGTTCAGTTCAAGGACGGTAAATTCTTCGTCCGAGGCAAACCCAAGAAGAGCGTCGGTTGGGGGTTGCTCGCTCAGGAAGCGTATGTCGCCAAGAACCTCCCGCCCAATTTCGAGCCGGGCCTGGAAGCCTCCAGTTTCTTCGAGCCGAAGAATTGCACCTACCCGTTTGGCACACACATCGTCGCGGTGGAGATTGATCGCGACACTGGCGAGGTCCAAATCATCAAATACGTGGCGGTGGATGATTGCGGGCATCAGGTCAACCCGCTGCTCGTAGAAGGGCAAGTCCAGGGTGGCATCGCCCATTCCCTCGGACAGGCGCTGTTCGAGCGCGCCGTCTATGACGAGAACGGCCAGTTGCTGACCGGCGAATTCATGGATTACGCGCTGGCGCGGGCCAAGGATATTCCCGATTACGTGATGGACAGCACCGTGACGCCGTCTCCCAGCAACCCGATGGGCATCAAAGGCTGCGGCGAAGCCGGGACCATCGGAGCAACGCCGGCGATTGCCAACGCGGTTCTCGACGCTCTCGCGCCGCTCGGAATCAAGCATCTGGATTTGCCGCTGACGCCGGAGAAAATCTGGCGCGCGATCCATAACTCGAAGCCATCGAAATCGAAATGA